In one window of Raphanus sativus cultivar WK10039 unplaced genomic scaffold, ASM80110v3 Scaffold0185, whole genome shotgun sequence DNA:
- the LOC130501403 gene encoding uncharacterized protein LOC130501403, producing MESVVHMLVTCPYATEVWNLAPIASIIDPNCVSSTSSDLEQLRRVPSLPPVGLGQESIDLPKRTFTLVEPITKATKETREWTQTQDPPPKLQIVRPSINQDPNLDSD from the exons ATGGAATCAGTGGTTCATATGCTCGTTACTTGCCCTTATGCAACGGAGGTATGGAATCTGGCACCGATAGCTTCAATCATCGACCCAAATTGTGTCTCATCCACAAGCTCTGACCTTGAACAGCTCCGAAGAGTCCCATCTCTCCCACCGGTGGGATTAGGCCAG GAATcaattgatcttccaaaaaggACCTTCACTCTGGTAGAGCCGATCACAAAAGCGACAAAAGAAACTAGAGAGTGGACACAAACCCAAGATCCCCCACCGAAACTCCAAATCGTAAGACCTAGCATCAACCAAGATCCTAATCTAGACTCAGATTAG
- the LOC130501402 gene encoding F-box/kelch-repeat protein At4g39560-like: protein MISVYGRYKPKQSTMKRNYRKKQKNYCPQQDCKLYVLPDDIVMNCLTFVSRLDHGSLYLVSKLHRSLMLSPELYQARSLTGRTERCIYLCLSIPSDPFARWFAFYPKALDHPSRLLPIRPHLYQPPEASSVVAHGWGIYVIGGMIGRKRSSRVFFLDCRSHTWTNLPSMGFARASAAAGVVDGKIYVFGGCEKPNWVVEVFDPKTQTWDALSLNQPPPPDDMNSLMHEIAVIEEKDKTKKIFGLNEKGNGLLYIPSQGIWKTGNSDTNELRKGWHVIDNVIYSCVTGGWILWCETSDLESAAGEMKWRQVMGLDDLRGTLCASKLVNYGLDLPSQHLDGTFPGHKLSNSGPNMLVFWDCPAIGEWEVWCAEISLQRRKETGEIWATVEWSEVVTTIKFPYYRRPCHSKILYSLSFNL from the coding sequence ATGATCTCAGTTTATGGTAgatataaaccaaaacaaagcACGATGAAGAGGAATTACAGGAAGAAACAGAAGAACTACTGTCCGCAGCAGGACTGTAAGTTATACGTGTTGCCAGATGATATCGTAATGAATTGCTTGACCTTTGTCTCAAGGCTGGACCACGGATCCCTATATCTGGTCTCGAAGCTGCACCGCTCTCTAATGCTTTCCCCGGAGTTATACCAAGCCCGATCCCTAACTGGTCGTACCGAACGCTGCATCTATTTATGTTTAAGCATCCCTTCAGATCCGTTTGCACGCTGGTTCGCCTTCTACCCAAAAGCCCTAGATCATCCTAGTCGGCTGCTTCCGATCCGGCCACACTTGTATCAGCCTCCGGAAGCATCTTCCGTGGTGGCACATGGTTGGGGTATCTATGTGATTGGTGGGATGATTGGCAGGAAGCGATCGTCCAGGGTCTTTTTCCTGGATTGCCGATCTCATACATGGACCAATCTCCCCTCCATGGGGTTTGCTCGAGCTTCTGCTGCAGCTGGCGTGGTGGACGGGAAGATATACGTTTTTGGAGGTTGCGAGAAACCAAATTGGGTTGTAGAGGTTTTCGATCCAAAGACGCAGACTTGGGATGCCCTGTCGTTGAACCAGCCTCCTCCGCCAGATGATATGAACTCTTTAATGCACGAAATCGCAGTGATAGAGGAGAAGGACAAGACAAAGAAGATTTTCGGTTTGAATGAGAAAGGTAATGGACTGCTTTACATTCCGAGTCAAGGCATATGGAAAACAGGGAATTCAGATACCAACGAACTTAGAAAGGGTTGGCATGTGATAGACAATGTCATCTACTCTTGTGTAACCGGTGGCTGGATATTGTGGTGTGAGACAAGTGATTTGGAGTCAGCAGCGGGTGAGATGAAGTGGAGACAAGTTATGGGCTTGGATGATCTAAGGGGCACCCTTTGTGCCTCCAAACTGGTCAATTATGGTTTGGATTTGCCATCCCAACACCTTGACGGTACGTTTCCCGGTCACAAACTGAGCAACTCTGGTCCCAACATGTTAGTCTTCTGGGACTGTCCTGCTATTGGTGAATGGGAGGTTTGGTGTGCAGAGATCTCTTTACAAAGGCGCAAGGAAACTGGCGAGATTTGGGCAACTGTTGAGTGGTCAGAAGTTGTCACAACGATCAAATTTCCTTATTATCGGCGTCCTTGTCacagtaaaattttatattctctATCCTTCAATCTTTGA
- the LOC108860303 gene encoding SUMO-activating enzyme subunit 1A-like, which yields MDEEELTEQETALYDRQIRVWGANAQRRLTKSHILVSGIKGTVAEFCKNIVLAGVGSVTLMDDRLVNEEAVNANFLIPPDENAYRGKTVADICCDSLRGFNPMVLVSVFKGDLSTLDTGFFEKFDVIVIGYGSCATKMSVNEQCRKLSKRVASYTVDCRDSCGEIFVDLQDYKYTKKKIEETVECELHFPSFQEAISVPWKLLPRRTAKLYFAMRVIEVFEESERRKHGKCSVLDLATVLEVKKKLCEANSVSESHIPDSLLERLISGTIEFPPACAIVGGILAQEVIKAVSGKGDPVKNFFYYDAQDGKGVMEDISNFFTS from the exons ATGGACGAAGAAGAGCTGACGGAGCAGGAGACTGCCTTGTACGATCGCCAGATTAGGGTTTGGGGCGCTAATGCTCAAAGAAG ATTGACCAAATCTCATATCTTGGTTTCTGGAATAAAGGGGACCGTTGCTGAG TTTTGCAAAAACATTGTGCTGGCAGGAGTCGGTAGTGTGACGCTAATGGATGATCGCTTGGTGAACGAGGAGGCCGTGAACGCAAACTTCTTGATTCCTCCTGATGAAAATGCGTACAGAGGCAAAACCGTGGCTGATATCTGTTGTGATTCGCTCAGGGGCTTTAACCCTATGGTCCTTGTTTCTGTATTCAAAG gtgatttgtcaACACTTGACACTGGATTTTTTGAGAAGTTTGATGTGATAGTTATTGGCTACGGTTCTTGTGCCACCAAG ATGTCTGTCAATGAACAATGTCGTAAGTTATCGAAACGTGTGGCATCCTATACAGTCGATTGCAGAGACTCATGTGGCGAGATATTTGTCGACCTTCAAGACTACAAATACACAAAG AAAAAGATCGAAGAGACAGTTGAATGTGAACTACATTTTCCGAGTTTTCAG GAAGCTATATCAGTACCTTGGAAACTGCTTCCTCGGAGAACAGCAAAGCTCTACTTTGCTATGAGAG TAATAGAAGTGTTTGAGGAGAGTGAAAGGCGTAAACATGGAAAATGCTCAGTGCTTGATCTTGCCACAGTCTTGGAAGTTAAAAAGAAACTATGTGAGGCTAAC TCTGTGAGCGAGAGCCATATACCAGATAGTCTCTTGGAGAGACTTATCAGTGGTACTATCGAATTCCCACCAGCTTGTGCCATTGTAGGAGGAATATTAGCACAG GAAGTGATCAAAGCTGTATCAGGCAAAGGAGACCCGGTAAAGAACTTCTTCTACTATGATGCTCAAGATGGGAAAGGTGTTATGGAAGACATCTCCAACTTTTTTACCTCTTAA